Proteins found in one Campylobacter concisus genomic segment:
- a CDS encoding DUF1566 domain-containing protein yields MKKMAFMLALLLCSSSAFDFNPVILIKRALSSSSATSEKTLGSDFTTNKKAPGATAGFSRDDRLGVVRDDIYKLMWQDDNLPDKMAQDRAVHYCDDLNFAGYDDWRLPTKNELLSITDDSRYKPAINKAFKNVAYETNNKGEKMYWSSIKHAGYPSSLVWSVDFESGSDYFGSVLDRYFVRCVRQY; encoded by the coding sequence ATGAAAAAGATGGCTTTTATGCTTGCGCTTTTGCTGTGCAGTAGCTCTGCATTTGATTTTAACCCGGTAATATTGATCAAAAGGGCATTGAGCTCAAGCTCAGCTACAAGTGAAAAGACATTGGGTTCGGACTTTACTACGAACAAAAAGGCACCAGGGGCCACAGCTGGGTTTAGCAGAGATGACCGTTTGGGGGTTGTTAGAGATGATATATATAAACTGATGTGGCAAGATGATAATTTGCCAGATAAGATGGCTCAGGACAGAGCCGTTCACTACTGCGATGATTTAAATTTTGCAGGTTACGACGACTGGCGCTTGCCGACCAAAAACGAGCTTTTAAGCATCACGGACGATAGCAGGTATAAGCCTGCGATAAACAAAGCCTTTAAAAACGTCGCATACGAGACGAACAACAAGGGCGAGAAAATGTATTGGAGCTCTATCAAACATGCCGGCTACCCGTCGTCTCTCGTGTGGTCAGTGGATTTCGAGAGCGGCAGCGATTACTTTGGAAGCGTTTTAGATCGCTACTTCGTGCGGTGCGTCCGGCAGTATTGA
- a CDS encoding ClpP family protease, with protein MQEKEKLNFTDIHMSLLADRNIFLYGQIDQEICLNTQKTLLYLNSTNKSSDINIYISGPGGSIYDGFGLIDFMQTIKAPINTFCVGLAASMSALIFLSGDKRYMLPNSSLMLHQPLGGVSGQASDIELMANQILKTKSKINNMIMQRSKLELEKIEQITDRDCYIDADTAIKYGLANEIITSNKGE; from the coding sequence ATGCAAGAAAAAGAGAAACTAAATTTCACCGATATTCATATGAGCTTACTAGCTGATAGAAATATCTTTTTATACGGACAGATAGATCAAGAAATTTGTCTAAATACTCAAAAAACACTTTTATATCTAAACTCCACAAACAAAAGCAGTGATATAAATATCTACATAAGTGGGCCAGGAGGCTCTATATATGATGGCTTTGGGTTGATTGATTTTATGCAAACCATAAAAGCACCCATAAATACCTTTTGTGTTGGTCTAGCCGCCTCTATGTCAGCACTGATATTTTTAAGCGGAGATAAACGCTATATGCTACCAAACTCCAGTCTGATGCTACACCAGCCACTAGGCGGAGTATCAGGTCAAGCAAGCGATATAGAGCTAATGGCAAATCAAATTTTAAAGACAAAATCAAAAATAAATAACATGATAATGCAGAGAAGTAAGCTAGAGCTAGAAAAAATTGAGCAGATAACAGATAGAGACTGTTACATAGACGCAGATACAGCCATAAAATACGGTTTAGCAAACGAAATAATAACATCAAACAAAGGAGAATAA
- the pyrF gene encoding orotidine-5'-phosphate decarboxylase has product MRLCVALDMASREENLALASELKGLDLWLKVGLRSYLRDGAKFIEELKGLGNFKIFLDLKLYDIPNTMADAAEVVSKIGVDMINVHASAGERAMKTVMDRLAGLGSRPLVLAVSALTSFSESEFDSVYNDTIARAVRKFSQMSFEAGLDGMVCSVFESKLIKDVTNEKFITLCPGVRPFGESAGDQKRVANLVSAKQEGSDFIVVGRPIYENVNPREICERILEQI; this is encoded by the coding sequence GTGAGGCTCTGCGTCGCACTTGATATGGCTAGTCGTGAAGAGAATTTAGCCCTTGCTAGTGAGCTAAAAGGGCTTGATCTTTGGCTAAAAGTAGGGCTTAGAAGCTATCTTAGGGACGGAGCAAAATTTATAGAAGAGCTAAAAGGGCTTGGAAATTTTAAAATTTTCCTCGATCTAAAGCTCTATGATATCCCAAATACGATGGCGGATGCGGCTGAAGTCGTCTCAAAAATCGGCGTAGATATGATAAATGTGCATGCTAGCGCTGGTGAGCGCGCAATGAAGACAGTTATGGATAGGCTAGCTGGTCTTGGAAGCCGTCCTTTAGTGCTTGCAGTATCGGCACTTACTAGCTTTAGTGAGAGCGAGTTTGACTCTGTTTATAACGATACGATCGCAAGAGCTGTTAGGAAATTTAGCCAGATGAGTTTTGAAGCAGGGCTTGATGGAATGGTCTGCTCTGTTTTTGAAAGCAAGCTCATTAAAGATGTAACAAATGAGAAATTTATCACTCTTTGCCCTGGTGTTAGGCCTTTTGGCGAGAGCGCTGGAGATCAAAAAAGAGTAGCAAACTTAGTGAGTGCAAAGCAAGAAGGTAGCGACTTTATCGTTGTTGGTAGGCCGATTTATGAGAATGTAAATCCAAGAGAAATTTGTGAACGAATTTTGGAGCAAATTTAA
- the nusB gene encoding transcription antitermination factor NusB: protein MATRHQVRQAVVSLLYSNEINPVTAAFEEEFLEEKKIRNERKSEALQTFKEVLANKEKLDEILKPYLKDGDFSKVGATELAILRLGLYEMKFSQTDKAVIINEAIELAKELGSDQAPKFINGVLDKLKDDL from the coding sequence ATGGCGACTCGTCATCAGGTCAGACAAGCCGTCGTTTCGCTACTTTACTCAAACGAGATAAATCCAGTAACTGCTGCATTTGAAGAGGAATTTCTGGAAGAGAAAAAGATAAGAAACGAGCGAAAAAGTGAGGCGCTGCAGACTTTTAAAGAGGTGCTCGCAAATAAAGAAAAACTAGATGAAATTTTAAAGCCATATCTAAAAGATGGTGATTTTAGCAAAGTTGGCGCGACTGAGCTTGCCATTCTTAGACTTGGGCTTTATGAGATGAAATTTAGCCAAACTGATAAAGCCGTCATCATAAACGAAGCGATCGAGCTTGCGAAAGAACTTGGAAGTGATCAGGCGCCAAAATTTATAAATGGCGTACTTGATAAGCTAAAGGACGATCTGTGA
- the kdsA gene encoding 3-deoxy-8-phosphooctulonate synthase, with product MILIAGPCVIESEQLVFDVAKRLVKFNEDKRIDFYFKSSFDKANRTSISSFRGPGLEKGCEILAKVKKEFGFKILTDIHESYQAAPVGEVADVLQIPAFLCRQTDLLVAAAKTKAVVNIKKGQFLAASAMKHSVKKVLETRGVKGEGYEVAKQNGVWLTERGSTFGYGNLVVDMRNLVLMREFAPVIFDATHSVQMPSALGEKSGGDARFVPYLARAAAAAGVDGFFYETHVNPCEALCDGPNMLNLDELDANIDQIFKIKQALGDAN from the coding sequence ATGATACTAATAGCAGGACCTTGCGTCATAGAAAGCGAGCAGCTCGTTTTTGACGTGGCAAAAAGGCTGGTTAAATTTAACGAAGATAAGCGGATAGATTTTTATTTCAAATCAAGCTTTGATAAGGCGAATCGCACGAGTATAAGCTCGTTTCGCGGGCCCGGACTTGAAAAAGGGTGCGAAATTTTAGCTAAGGTAAAAAAGGAATTCGGCTTTAAAATTTTAACCGATATCCACGAGAGCTACCAGGCCGCGCCTGTTGGCGAAGTGGCCGACGTGCTGCAAATCCCCGCGTTTTTATGCCGTCAGACCGATCTGCTCGTAGCTGCGGCTAAGACAAAGGCGGTCGTAAATATCAAAAAAGGGCAGTTTTTAGCAGCCTCTGCGATGAAACACTCGGTCAAAAAAGTGCTAGAAACGCGCGGCGTAAAGGGCGAGGGATACGAGGTCGCTAAACAAAACGGCGTGTGGCTAACGGAGCGAGGCAGCACCTTTGGCTACGGAAATTTAGTAGTAGATATGCGAAATTTGGTGCTGATGAGGGAGTTTGCGCCGGTGATTTTCGACGCGACGCATAGCGTGCAGATGCCGTCGGCTTTGGGCGAGAAAAGCGGCGGAGACGCGAGATTTGTGCCCTATCTAGCGCGAGCTGCGGCGGCTGCCGGCGTGGACGGATTTTTTTACGAGACGCACGTAAATCCTTGCGAGGCGCTTTGCGACGGGCCTAATATGCTAAATTTGGACGAGCTAGACGCAAATATCGATCAAATTTTTAAGATAAAGCAAGCTCTTGGCGATGCAAACTAA
- a CDS encoding DMT family transporter, whose translation MMHVLALLAAGCCEVLGVFFLTKFQKSVGVKKAANFLILTANFALSLWLLSYAMQAMAMSVAYAIWTGIGAIGAVGVGIVFDKEKMSAQKAFYLSLITLSAVMLKIS comes from the coding sequence TTGATGCACGTTTTAGCTCTTTTGGCGGCCGGGTGTTGCGAGGTTTTGGGCGTGTTTTTTCTAACGAAATTTCAAAAAAGCGTCGGCGTGAAAAAGGCGGCGAATTTTTTGATTTTAACCGCAAATTTCGCCCTTTCGCTCTGGCTTTTGAGCTACGCGATGCAGGCGATGGCGATGTCGGTGGCGTACGCGATTTGGACGGGCATCGGAGCGATCGGAGCCGTGGGCGTCGGGATAGTGTTCGATAAAGAAAAAATGAGCGCGCAAAAGGCGTTTTATCTATCGCTAATAACGCTAAGCGCGGTAATGTTAAAGATAAGTTAA
- a CDS encoding DUF1566 domain-containing protein, whose translation MKRCIAISLLLCGLLNAEALSPECYRDNEKNVVVCSEKKLERLMWQDEEQSFEGTWDEAQEYCKKLSLAGYKDWRLPTRMELLSTTDNSRYKPAINKAFKNVAYETNNKGEKMYWSSIKYVGDQWSVWLVNFESGKDNFGDVFNRYFVRCVRED comes from the coding sequence ATGAAAAGATGCATAGCTATATCTTTGCTGCTTTGCGGACTGTTAAACGCTGAGGCGCTAAGTCCTGAGTGCTACCGAGATAACGAGAAAAACGTAGTGGTATGTAGCGAAAAAAAGCTGGAAAGACTAATGTGGCAAGACGAAGAACAAAGCTTTGAAGGAACGTGGGATGAGGCGCAAGAATACTGCAAAAAATTAAGCCTGGCCGGATACAAAGACTGGAGACTACCGACTAGAATGGAACTACTAAGTACAACGGACAATAGCAGGTATAAGCCTGCGATAAACAAAGCCTTTAAAAACGTCGCATACGAGACGAACAACAAGGGCGAGAAAATGTATTGGAGCTCTATCAAATATGTCGGCGACCAGTGGTCCGTGTGGTTAGTGAATTTCGAGAGCGGCAAGGATAACTTTGGAGACGTTTTTAATCGCTACTTCGTGCGGTGCGTCCGAGAGGATTGA
- a CDS encoding NINE protein, whose product MKNVILTTLTGKIPSHGNVILHNKLSSASDESLNKISTSISMLNLKSPIVGLILGFLLGGLGIDRFYKGDIGLGIIKLLLSVGSMLFYDAGLSEKDESLLVVGSILFIASMIFYVVDLFLVFTGIKKDNLNKVLMVL is encoded by the coding sequence ATGAAAAATGTAATCTTAACAACTTTGACAGGTAAGATACCGAGCCATGGAAATGTTATCTTACACAACAAACTAAGTAGCGCAAGTGATGAGAGCTTAAACAAAATAAGTACATCAATATCTATGCTAAATTTAAAAAGTCCTATAGTAGGGCTAATACTTGGATTTCTTTTGGGCGGATTAGGTATAGATAGATTTTACAAAGGCGATATAGGGCTTGGTATCATAAAGCTTTTATTGTCAGTTGGTAGTATGCTTTTTTATGACGCTGGACTATCAGAAAAAGACGAATCTCTTCTTGTTGTAGGAAGTATTTTATTTATTGCGAGTATGATTTTTTATGTTGTTGATTTATTTTTAGTTTTTACTGGCATCAAAAAGGACAATCTAAATAAAGTTCTTATGGTGCTTTGA
- the ribH gene encoding 6,7-dimethyl-8-ribityllumazine synthase: MKIIEGNLALKGGEKVAIVGARFNHIITDRLVEGARDAFLRHGGDEANLSLILVPGAFEIPMALEKALASGKFDAVCCVGAVIRGSTPHFDYVSAETTKGIANVTLKYGKPVTFGVLTVDSIEQAIERAGSKAGNKGFEAMTGVIEMLSLYKNLEA, encoded by the coding sequence ATGAAAATAATCGAAGGAAATTTGGCTCTAAAAGGCGGTGAGAAGGTCGCCATAGTGGGTGCTAGGTTTAATCATATCATCACCGATAGGCTGGTCGAGGGTGCGAGGGATGCGTTTTTGCGTCACGGCGGGGATGAGGCGAATTTGAGCCTCATTTTGGTGCCTGGCGCATTTGAGATACCGATGGCGCTTGAAAAGGCGCTAGCTAGCGGTAAATTTGACGCAGTTTGCTGCGTGGGAGCGGTTATCCGCGGCTCTACGCCTCACTTTGACTACGTTAGCGCCGAGACTACCAAGGGTATCGCAAACGTCACGCTAAAATACGGCAAACCGGTGACCTTTGGCGTGCTAACGGTCGATAGCATCGAACAAGCCATCGAGAGAGCGGGCTCAAAGGCCGGAAATAAGGGCTTTGAAGCGATGACGGGCGTAATCGAGATGCTAAGCTTATATAAAAATTTGGAGGCGTAA
- a CDS encoding DMT family transporter has translation MLKRFYISHLGIFYMLFACFMFAVTGAFAKYLSKDMPSIEVVFFRNLIGLFIVIYAIYRFPFKQAGGHFFLLMFRGFVGTVALFAFFYNVAHVNLATAFTFQKTNPIFTAILAAFIFKERLSSLGWFAVFLGFGGILLVIQPNLGISKTDIIGVWSGLGAAIAYTSVKELNKSYGTNVIVLSFMLWGSFLPLICMGLAEFFTYEPLDFLFSKFSMPSWYNVVFILLMGLSGYFFQSYMTKAFAVGKKAGVIAAVSYADVIFTLIIGYFMGDVLPNQTALLGILLVIVSGILVVKEK, from the coding sequence ATGTTAAAAAGATTTTATATTTCGCATCTTGGCATTTTTTATATGCTCTTTGCTTGCTTTATGTTTGCCGTTACTGGCGCATTTGCAAAGTATCTTAGCAAAGATATGCCATCTATCGAAGTTGTATTTTTTAGAAATTTAATAGGCCTTTTTATTGTTATTTATGCCATTTATAGATTTCCATTTAAGCAAGCTGGCGGACACTTTTTCTTGCTGATGTTTCGCGGTTTTGTCGGCACAGTGGCACTTTTTGCTTTTTTTTATAATGTCGCTCATGTAAATTTGGCCACAGCTTTTACATTTCAAAAGACAAATCCAATCTTTACAGCTATCCTTGCAGCTTTTATTTTTAAAGAGCGTCTAAGCTCACTTGGCTGGTTTGCTGTATTTTTGGGATTTGGTGGAATTTTGCTTGTTATCCAGCCAAATTTAGGCATAAGCAAGACTGATATTATCGGTGTTTGGAGTGGCCTTGGTGCGGCGATCGCATACACGAGTGTTAAGGAGCTAAACAAGAGCTACGGTACAAATGTTATCGTACTAAGTTTTATGCTTTGGGGCTCGTTTTTGCCACTTATTTGCATGGGTTTGGCAGAATTTTTCACCTACGAGCCACTTGATTTTTTGTTTTCAAAATTTAGCATGCCAAGCTGGTATAACGTTGTTTTTATCTTGCTAATGGGACTTAGTGGATATTTTTTTCAGTCGTACATGACAAAGGCGTTTGCGGTTGGTAAAAAGGCTGGAGTGATCGCTGCAGTTAGCTACGCAGACGTTATTTTTACACTTATAATTGGCTATTTTATGGGCGATGTATTGCCAAATCAAACGGCACTTTTAGGTATCTTGCTAGTAATAGTGAGTGGAATTTTAGTTGTTAAAGAAAAATAA
- the der gene encoding ribosome biogenesis GTPase Der gives MQKVILVGKPNVGKSSLFNRLAGRRIAITSDVSGTTRDTNKAKIEIEGKECILIDSGGLDDSSELFKNVKAKTLAEARNSDVILYMVDGKMMPDDEDRAIFYELSKLNLPIALVINKIDSKKDEQREWEFVSFGAKNSFGISVSHNTGIDELSMWLAKHLENKVQIKADTSEDFDDFLENYNDEGELSDEIDYESKNIRVGIIGRVNVGKSSLLNALVKESRAVVSDVAGTTIDPVNEIYEHDGRVFEFVDTAGIRKRGKIEGIERYALNRTEKILEETDVALLVLDSSEPLTELDERIAGIASKFELGVIIVLNKWDKSSEEFDELCKEIKDRFKFLAYAPIISVSALGGKRVHKIYPLIVEIYKNYTQKIQTSKLNEVIGEATKAHPLPRDKGRVVKIYYAVQFKTAPIMIALIMNRPKCLHFSYKRYLTNKLRESFNLTGVPIVLIPKKRGESDENKEQ, from the coding sequence TTGCAAAAAGTAATATTAGTAGGCAAGCCAAATGTCGGCAAAAGCTCACTTTTTAACCGCTTAGCTGGTCGTCGTATCGCTATAACAAGCGATGTTAGCGGCACGACAAGAGATACGAACAAAGCTAAGATAGAGATTGAGGGTAAAGAGTGTATTTTAATCGATAGTGGTGGCCTTGATGATAGTAGCGAGCTTTTTAAAAATGTAAAAGCAAAGACCTTGGCAGAGGCTAGAAATTCAGACGTCATTTTATACATGGTCGATGGCAAAATGATGCCAGATGACGAGGATAGAGCCATTTTTTACGAGCTTAGCAAGCTAAATTTACCAATCGCTCTAGTCATCAATAAAATAGACAGCAAAAAAGATGAGCAAAGGGAGTGGGAATTTGTAAGCTTTGGCGCAAAAAACTCATTTGGAATTTCTGTAAGCCACAACACAGGCATAGATGAGCTTAGCATGTGGCTAGCAAAGCACTTAGAAAACAAAGTGCAGATAAAGGCCGATACAAGCGAAGATTTTGATGATTTTTTAGAAAACTATAACGACGAGGGCGAGCTAAGCGACGAGATAGACTATGAGAGCAAAAATATAAGAGTTGGTATCATAGGCCGCGTAAATGTCGGCAAAAGCTCACTTCTAAATGCTCTTGTAAAAGAGAGTCGTGCCGTTGTTAGCGACGTAGCAGGCACTACGATCGATCCGGTTAATGAAATTTACGAGCATGATGGCAGGGTTTTTGAGTTTGTTGATACTGCTGGTATTAGAAAGCGTGGTAAGATCGAGGGTATTGAGAGATACGCACTAAATAGAACTGAGAAAATTTTAGAAGAGACAGACGTGGCTCTACTCGTGCTTGATAGCTCTGAGCCACTAACTGAGCTTGATGAGCGTATCGCTGGCATCGCCTCTAAATTTGAGCTTGGCGTTATCATCGTGCTAAACAAATGGGACAAAAGTAGCGAAGAATTTGACGAGCTTTGCAAAGAGATAAAAGATAGGTTTAAATTTCTAGCATACGCGCCGATCATCAGTGTCTCAGCGCTTGGCGGCAAAAGAGTGCATAAAATTTATCCACTTATAGTTGAAATTTATAAAAACTACACCCAAAAAATCCAAACTTCAAAGCTAAATGAAGTGATCGGTGAAGCGACCAAGGCGCATCCACTGCCACGAGATAAAGGCAGAGTTGTGAAAATTTACTACGCAGTGCAGTTTAAAACCGCACCTATCATGATAGCCCTCATAATGAACCGCCCAAAATGCCTGCACTTTAGCTACAAACGCTACCTAACAAACAAACTTAGAGAGAGCTTTAATCTAACTGGCGTGCCTATCGTGCTAATCCCTAAAAAACGTGGAGAGAGTGATGAAAACAAAGAACAATAA
- a CDS encoding phage integrase SAM-like domain-containing protein — MENNKKSMDVTMQKLLCVEKYEDVHHGRVRAYYDTDIKLLKQDAIYCLNKGYSRSSGEKKRQYWLKIFLNLASLYPCILSLDKKGIVSSTITNFFNNLAEKESRKKRIINQDQVVSQNKLPPELHIDQKKWDSFLQLHYGQIDFNDYYNTPVSKKISDGVYKVRDGFLVRGQFIPSYIFLEIRECIIKQEKTKIVPVKHQYGVKLENFEDIEKDFMEHVARKRNFSDSTKKEYRHALKLLKEFLNDRDISISDINVKVAEDFHEGLIKEEGVRARNEKRANNIVGFLSNVFNRLAHLGVVGDNFFKKEAIERFGIKEKTTKRNFSMSELMLLFSGEHNIEKEILDYFRFKLHVGLRMREFFGLSADSFKTETINGKTYNYVIINTAKGKGGRTSQRAIVIHENIKDLHNYDWVKKIISKYPDIKSFGKKVNRCIRKITSDKDVSDHRLRGNFANILTECDLRNEISESIADVDGALGHKPNIQKYERRQYTTLVEHMLGYGLSDAFDIYARSEYLERKQEIIKGFDSLFGFFKYLENPNIPHLKTDKHRKNSKKSQKK; from the coding sequence ATGGAAAACAATAAAAAATCTATGGATGTGACAATGCAAAAGCTGCTTTGTGTAGAAAAATATGAGGATGTTCATCATGGGAGAGTAAGGGCGTATTATGATACTGATATAAAGTTATTGAAGCAAGATGCAATATATTGCCTCAATAAGGGATACTCTAGGTCTAGTGGTGAGAAAAAAAGACAATATTGGCTTAAGATATTTTTAAACCTAGCAAGTTTGTATCCGTGTATTTTATCACTAGATAAAAAAGGCATAGTTAGTAGTACGATTACTAATTTTTTTAACAACTTAGCCGAAAAAGAGTCTCGAAAAAAAAGAATTATTAATCAAGATCAAGTCGTAAGTCAAAATAAACTACCGCCAGAACTTCATATAGATCAAAAAAAGTGGGATAGTTTTCTTCAACTGCATTATGGGCAGATAGACTTTAATGATTATTACAACACCCCAGTGAGTAAAAAAATATCTGATGGAGTGTATAAAGTAAGAGATGGCTTTCTCGTAAGGGGTCAATTTATACCGAGTTATATTTTTTTAGAAATTAGAGAGTGTATTATAAAACAAGAAAAGACAAAGATAGTACCTGTAAAGCATCAATATGGTGTTAAACTAGAAAACTTTGAAGATATAGAAAAAGATTTTATGGAGCATGTTGCAAGGAAGCGAAATTTTAGTGATAGTACAAAAAAAGAGTACCGTCATGCACTTAAGCTGCTTAAGGAATTTCTTAATGATAGAGACATCAGCATAAGCGATATAAATGTAAAAGTAGCTGAGGACTTTCATGAAGGTCTTATTAAAGAAGAAGGTGTGAGAGCAAGAAACGAAAAGAGAGCAAATAATATAGTAGGCTTTTTATCAAATGTGTTTAATAGACTTGCACATTTAGGAGTAGTTGGTGATAACTTTTTTAAAAAAGAAGCGATAGAGCGATTTGGTATTAAAGAGAAAACGACAAAGAGAAATTTCTCTATGAGCGAGTTAATGCTGTTATTTTCTGGAGAACATAATATAGAAAAAGAGATACTAGACTATTTTCGCTTTAAACTACATGTTGGACTTCGCATGAGAGAGTTTTTTGGTTTAAGTGCTGATAGCTTTAAAACAGAAACAATCAATGGAAAGACTTACAATTATGTCATCATAAATACAGCCAAAGGCAAGGGTGGTAGAACATCCCAAAGAGCGATAGTTATACATGAAAATATTAAAGATTTGCATAATTATGATTGGGTTAAAAAGATAATCTCAAAATACCCAGACATAAAGTCTTTTGGAAAAAAGGTTAATAGATGTATAAGAAAAATAACTTCTGATAAAGATGTCAGTGATCACCGTTTGCGTGGTAACTTTGCAAATATACTAACAGAGTGTGATTTACGAAATGAAATAAGCGAGTCTATTGCGGATGTTGATGGAGCTCTTGGCCATAAGCCAAATATTCAAAAATATGAACGTAGACAATATACAACACTAGTAGAACATATGCTAGGTTATGGACTGTCTGATGCTTTTGATATATATGCTAGATCTGAGTATTTAGAAAGAAAGCAAGAGATTATAAAAGGGTTTGACTCATTATTTGGCTTTTTTAAATACCTAGAAAATCCAAACATACCGCATCTTAAAACGGATAAACATAGAAAAAATTCAAAAAAGAGTCAGAAAAAGTAG
- a CDS encoding DMT family transporter encodes MQTKGFLWVLGGAVAECGWAYGLKHAQDAVGFALTAALVCVSFVSFIKALKYIPVSVAYTVFVGLGAFFVVIAEIVSEFRASGQTPDLLRLFFIATLIAGVLGLKRLKS; translated from the coding sequence ATGCAAACTAAGGGCTTTTTGTGGGTATTAGGCGGCGCGGTCGCCGAGTGCGGCTGGGCGTACGGGCTAAAACACGCCCAAGATGCCGTAGGATTCGCGCTTACTGCCGCGTTAGTCTGTGTTAGCTTCGTATCGTTTATAAAGGCTTTAAAATACATCCCCGTTAGCGTCGCATATACCGTATTTGTGGGGCTTGGGGCGTTTTTTGTGGTGATCGCCGAGATCGTGAGCGAATTTCGCGCGAGCGGTCAGACGCCGGATTTATTGCGGCTATTTTTCATAGCGACGCTGATCGCGGGCGTGTTGGGGCTAAAAAGGCTAAAATCTTGA
- a CDS encoding tyrosine-type recombinase/integrase — translation MNIFVQNFGQIRFVTENLLFCYRNYLDYSMSSRMITKVPNRPNFYFFDTAIKNNKKITVKYCLFTKDLDEARILARLIKNTANDELSRHLTTKHPNLKSLTSLINIKRQNEHKIKQERLYLDVSEYKKISQSVIAKFYNVSISVQDKSEIEVTPNNKQEKSSELNKSVSFETIAKRYVSTECLKLKSSDKTKGYYIKTGKLLDEFFKNHSGEFKYSDAEGFQVSLLNKNLNKKTINNYTSYSKRLFNYGIKIGKLTVNPFKMLTSFKITSDEKSPKDNFTLDELKIVFDTQRKDLRDYMMFALHTGLRLNEIWQLDSDNVGEQDGIKFINVRTAKQRGGVKKYRQIPLHENIEYLSDLKWLENIKSSKVNSDYFSKRLNRHIHKCIPLANVTFHRLRGNFAKAIKDYCLENSLTDLTSVLLGHSADLATDTYAKEISLKAKQNSMIGLKIFKFLHNQ, via the coding sequence ATGAATATTTTTGTCCAAAATTTCGGACAAATCAGATTTGTTACAGAAAATTTGCTATTTTGTTACAGAAACTATTTGGATTATTCCATGAGTTCTAGAATGATCACCAAAGTTCCTAACAGACCAAATTTTTATTTTTTTGATACGGCTATTAAAAATAACAAGAAAATAACAGTAAAGTATTGTTTATTTACTAAGGATCTGGATGAGGCAAGGATACTGGCCAGACTTATAAAAAACACTGCAAATGATGAACTATCACGCCATCTAACAACAAAACACCCAAATCTTAAAAGCTTGACATCCTTAATAAACATAAAAAGACAAAATGAACATAAGATAAAACAAGAACGTTTATATTTGGATGTGAGTGAGTATAAAAAAATATCTCAAAGTGTTATAGCAAAATTTTACAATGTTTCAATATCAGTGCAAGATAAATCAGAAATAGAGGTGACACCAAATAATAAACAAGAGAAGTCAAGTGAGCTAAACAAGTCAGTGTCTTTTGAGACAATAGCTAAAAGATACGTGTCAACCGAGTGTTTGAAGCTAAAGTCCAGTGATAAGACCAAGGGCTATTATATTAAGACTGGCAAGCTTTTGGATGAGTTTTTTAAAAATCATTCAGGGGAGTTTAAATACAGCGATGCTGAAGGTTTTCAAGTAAGCTTGTTAAATAAAAATCTAAACAAAAAGACTATAAATAATTATACGTCTTATTCTAAGAGGCTTTTTAATTACGGTATAAAAATAGGCAAGCTTACAGTAAATCCTTTCAAAATGCTTACATCTTTTAAAATTACATCTGATGAGAAGTCGCCAAAAGATAATTTTACGTTAGATGAATTAAAGATAGTTTTTGACACTCAAAGAAAAGATTTGAGAGATTATATGATGTTTGCACTTCATACGGGATTAAGACTAAATGAAATTTGGCAACTTGATAGCGACAATGTTGGTGAGCAGGATGGAATAAAATTTATAAATGTTAGAACTGCAAAACAAAGAGGGGGAGTGAAAAAGTATAGACAGATACCTTTGCATGAAAATATTGAGTATTTAAGCGATCTAAAGTGGCTAGAAAATATTAAGAGCAGTAAGGTTAATAGCGATTACTTTAGTAAGCGATTAAATAGACACATCCATAAATGTATCCCACTAGCAAACGTTACATTTCATAGGCTTAGGGGAAATTTTGCTAAGGCTATAAAGGATTACTGTTTGGAGAATTCCTTGACCGATCTAACATCTGTTTTGCTAGGACATAGTGCCGATCTTGCAACTGATACGTACGCAAAGGAAATATCTTTAAAAGCTAAGCAAAATTCTATGATTGGACTAAAAATTTTTAAATTTTTACATAACCAGTGA